Proteins encoded by one window of Lepeophtheirus salmonis chromosome 10, UVic_Lsal_1.4, whole genome shotgun sequence:
- the LOC121125574 gene encoding uncharacterized protein, with product MSHESHLMNLENRYLKQNERISPQLENSFLSSNSTKNRVLTSIQIPLHNTFLLDLSQGNTTENVVENINGKTATDTEFQGMEIQDTKSLSSNQETEVFEEILDAPPEMEMYQDEYPKIEKPSLHKGFAEVPISIQKQDPAQLQKFELMQICTTSLLSKPKLHEPEDLIRQKILSLCEEVVFKDSVFILRLALYCRRECNFRAGSLLLLSFASFHGNLYKTYYYDYFQKCIMTPSEWVSIADFVASFERENKSSLPSMLRKAMTKKFSDFDEYQLAKYHKKGCSRKKKKSSINEDVVLSDDDNNDDLNLPSSRSFNIKRLIRLLHIHHPQEFVMRLLGKKYPKSEDEFKKLKLRGKFQPEKAGKRMRLQIPFTWETQVSIHGNKPQVWHDLILSKKIPYLAMIRNLRNMVLSGINEHQLKDIIYSIKNLSSIRSSKVFLHQYLCAYSAMNYIGGLLEHKYRIMRRRRKEKSSRTKENWTQSDRDFSSELQDVLEETAQSSILRNLSPIEGHSVIFLVNYKSKDDAWKDYGFSGFNGICLFTGLMIAQACKSYKLLSCGENGVEELGKRKLNKKIFSTYIDNYFQHVWDNCGNIEMVGNYLYSIKDKQKIDNLIIIFRKPPEKDTLDKFIKFIDYYRRTSVYSSMMNLALLTIDGSLPYLFPLESNSRNVSISGFGDAALKTLSQLSSGKSQLEEVESIDSKYKIYNKKPLITPIARPKSRIQWTRVKIFVSSTFLDMFGERNLLNYCVFPELRRRCRNINVEITPLDLRWGIPEDQSLETSMTRYCLERVQESDIFICFLGERYGWKPRYSLPIEKQFLSGNAAVIDRFKKNSISITELEIRLRGWKRAHFYFRDPLTLSLIKSENDISQFRESINSEENGALNQLKEDIRNSGCPLYENYRASSLSKSSSNSVFSRFDEDFVRTVIDRLWKDILDIASKELVTRVDFMSSFISKETEEFIGRTKELEKMTEIILSHRNKFKCIEVQGTGKTAFLCKLATILSNTSDVIVIPFFSDGVMDSFCIMEYLEHQILQLHSKINIDDYTQSSKDDSYLSFIRVAKLISQIQTCGKVVCIIVDEPPKDNVSWIPYCNFPPGVRIIVSSNKSDSFMKKHLLSRRKKYHLDVFVSLDDIKDIRIKKELVSNFLKKMGDKVLSEAPLNNVLRLAASKKESGNIKYLKTLCSVLVSSDAIVNGNEKTMIKEHIPGNLQDLYHYILERDDEDSHILEPILNILYECEGPSFNQLMRATQNILGKTVSSISLLRSLNRLEIFMEPSLKKGFFLKDSFKNSFLKNYLNEDKYRSLLFKYYLMEFEEDIKNSDCIHPYLLNSLLQLCISMGNNLFLRDLSFIYYWAKNGVESMEHFYHHCVISKIADRQLLNFLQIYSESLVHSPMLTYQHGINSSLVDGLGHTCLLEMNHDRGKDNSTFLMLEILNKDMSMKIPDIERMTSFSKLIILCAATYEDIWIYGTDDCVIVEQKDKTMFGLYVHSPVTSLSFVRGSEVISVGLQDGTVSFWDINKRINVSNHAQIHLKSVSSIFLMPLSRSIVSTGLDGNFFVFSSTLGKFQMTGKFSHSLPISCGTPVNESSILVGTWGGELLRINIIDNEVSQKGLCCKGAICDIAVKLNVNDGILVSCSDTEGYVYIADINLTLKKCWKLGSPSLTLTGNKLSFLSESEVLIGCSDGCIRCFEFKSFNSNFYEYFNDVVNHRYHKISGQYKMPTFENDAVVCMDSYEGKKVLGYNSGWIRFINKAQVSFSIKLINKEGELCQALMFQENIFILITNKNRLLSFRFNEELREIYDLREITHVTSDIEYLNFIVPISRTKGIFIYPREDNKFEIYQIPEEALNKIRKRRRIDSDIKTYTPILTSEKYFDPNNDFSSPVKFINYNNGYIFAGGRTLLALWKYSLDTNSLEKIFQDYTNDTVIDLVLKSLPNKDDTFRCYGSYEETGLVTFDIKLNSKGFKKVKNLVIDYKLGGADQDNLIFYKKGDLHKYLSKEEFFQIMLDSNLNIQYHRNSRIVRNNSHDEEYFVLLNEVIDHMVVKAHDIPYKPDILSYGFKSINYLDEGLHFCTPDSRLQLTLKKEKKIEEKNQISSILNIPGGDDRNWIILSAPHVYLYAISDNEAVQKNQFDIQNEMEFEINSVWRDNDDSIILSCFSKVELFSVILYSNGSQEKKRIWFNDSKLFSANPFSKDIDESEDENTQDNDESMSNSTSKQDDENSSSSSSDNSSSSSSMYARNSLIGIDWNSGYKHGIVTLGFEDGSNQKVDINETNELNSYPYLRAIDSLEPFFHVNKSSFKVNLRNVASHVQMSESVDIFGSFDGHLLIQSGSIVYEHLSHKDTVTSVIKIDEFTFASISLDKYCKIWKLKESDKIEQIGEFLSQVPLYKGGFSRYTKCIILGGAFGVLYFLKMKYYGFSL from the exons CTCAACTTGAAAATTCCTTTCTTTCTTCCAACTCTACAAAAAATAGAGTATTGACATCCATCCAGATTCCTCTACATAACACCTTTCTTCTGGATCTTAGTCAAGGAAATACCACAGAGAATGTGGTGGAGAATATCAATGGTAAGACTGCCACAGATACCGAGTTCCAAGGAATGGAAATTCAAGATACTAAATCCCTCTCCTCGAATCAAGAAACTGAAGTCTTTGAGGAGATACTGGATGCACCACCTGAAATGGAGATGTACCAGGATGAATATCCAAAGATAGAGAAGCCAAGTTTACACAAAGGATTTGCAGAAGTTCCAATTTCCATTCAAAAACAGGATCCTGCTCAACTTCAAAAG TTTGAACTTATGCAAATATGTACAACCTCGCTGTTATCCAAGCCCAAATTGCATGAGCCAGAAGACCTTATACGACAAAAAATACTTAGTCTTTGTGAGGAAGTGGTGTTTAAGGATTCCGTCTTTATTCTTAGg cTAGCTTTATACTGTCGACGGGAATGTAATTTTCGAGCAGGATCGTTATTACTTCTTTCTTTTGCCAGTTTTCatggtaatttatataaaacctATTATTATGACtactttcaaaaatgtataatgacTCCAAGTGAATGGGTATCCATTGCTGATTTTGTTGCATCTTTTGAGAGGGAAAATAAATCCTCACTTCCTTCAATGCTCAGAAAAGCTATGACTAAGAAATTTTCTGATTTTGACGAATATCAACTTGCCAAATATCACAAAAAAGGATGTTCAAGAaag aaaaagaaatcatcAATCAATGAAGACGTAGTGCTATCAGATGACGACAACAATGATGATTTGAACCTTCCATCATCTCgtagtttcaatattaaaaggCTCATAAGATTATTGCATATTCATCATCCTCAAGAGTTCGTAATGCGTCttctaggaaaaaaatatcccaagtCGGAAGACGAATTTAAGAAGCTTAAATTAAGAGGGAAATTTCAACCGGAGAAGGCTGGAAAAAGAATGCGTTTACAAATTCCATTCACTTGGGAAACTCAAGtttctat ACACGGCAACAAGCCGCAAGTATGGCATGATCtgattttgagcaaaaaaataccatatttgGCTATGATTcgtaatttaagaaatatggtCTTATCCGGCATTAATGAGCATCAGCTAAAGGATATCATTTACAGTATTAAAAATCTAAGTTCCATACGATCTTCCAAAGTATTTCTGCATCAGTATCTATGCGCTTATAGTGCGATGAATTATATTGGAGGACTATTAGAACATAAGTATAGGATAATGAGGAGACggagaaaggaaaaaagtagTAGGACTAAGGAAAATTGGACTCAATCAGATAGAGATTTTTCATCTGAATTGCAAGATGTTTTAGAGGAAACTGCTCAGtcatcaattttgagaaatttgtcACCTATTGAGGGACattctgtaatatttttagtcaattataaaaGCAAAGATGATGCTTGGAAAGATTATGGATTCAGTGGATTCAATGGTATCTGCTTATTCACTGGTTTAATGATTGCACAAGCATGCAAGTCATATAAGCTGCTAAGCTGTGGTGAGAATGGAGTAGAGGAACTtggaaagagaaaattaaataaaaaaatattttctacttatattgataattattttcagCATGTGTGGGACAATTGTGGAAATATTGAAATGGTTGGAAACTACTTGTATAGTAttaaagacaaacaaaaaatagacaatttgattataattttccGAAAACCTCCGGAAAAAGATAcacttgataaatttattaagtttatcGACTATTACCGTCGTACGTCAGTTTATTCATCTATGATGAATTTAGCATTATTGACGATTGATGGAAGTTTGCCATATCTTTTCCCATTAGAAAGTAATAGTCGAAATGTTTCCATCTCTGGATTTGGAGACGCTGCACTGAAGACATTATCCCAATTAAGCTCAGGGAAATCCCAACTTGAAGAAGTTGAAAGCATTGATtccaagtataaaatttataacaaaaagccTCTCATTACTCCAATTGCTCGTCCAAAATCTCGAATACAATGGActagagttaaaatttttgtgtcTTCAACTTTTTTGGATATGTTTGGTGAAAGAAACTTATTAAACTATTGTGTATTTCCAGAGCTTAGGCGTAGATGTCGGAACATTAATGTGGAAATAACACCTCTAGATTTAAGATGGGGCATTCCTGAGGATCAAAGCTTAGAAACAAGCATGACAAGATATTGCTTAGAACGTGTTCAAGAGTCAGATATATTTATCTGCTTTCTTGGTGAGAGATATGGGTGGAAACCAAGATACTCACTACCAATAGAAAAACAATTCTTATCTGGCAATGCAGCCGTTATTGATAGATTCAAGAAAAATTCTATATCTATTACAGAATTGGAAATAAGACTGAGAGGCTGGAAAAGAgcccatttttattttagagatcCTTTAACTCTGAGTTTGATAAAGTCTGAAAATGACATCTCACAATTTCGTGAGTCAATTAATTCAGAAGAGAATGGGGCTTTGAACCAACTTAAGGAAGACATAAGAAATTCAGGTTGTCcactttatgaaaattatagagCTTCATCCTTAAGTAAGAGTAGCTCAAATTCTGTTTTTTCTCGCTTTGATGAGGATTTTGTGAGGACTGTTATTGACAGACTTTGGAAAGATATATTGGACATTGCATCGAAAGAATTGGTCACTCGTGTCGATTTCATGagttcatttatttcaaaagagaCTGAAGAGTTTATTGGAAGGACTAAGGAACTTGAAAAGATGACCGAAATCATTTTATCtcatagaaataaattcaaatgtattgAAGTTCAGGGTACAGGCAAAACAGCTTTTCTTTGTAAACTGGCAACTATTCTGTCCAATACGTCAGATGTAATcgtcattccatttttttctgatGGGGTCATGGATTCTTTTTGTATCATGGAGTATTTGGAGCATCAAATTCTGCAACTTCattccaaaattaatattgatgatTACACTCAAAGCTCTAAAGATGATAGCTACTTATCCTTTATAAGAGTTGCAAAATTAATCAGTCAAATTCAAACATGTGGAAAGGTAGTTTGTATTATTGTTGACGAACCACCGAAAGATAACGTCTCTTGGATTCCTTATTGTAATTTCCCTCCTGGAGTTCGTATTATTGTTTCGTCTAATAAATCGGACTCTTTCATGAAGAAACATCTCTTGTCAAGGcgcaaaaaatatcatttggatgtatttgtttctttagatgatattaaaGACATTAGAATAAAGAAGGAGCTGGTtagtaactttttgaaaaaaatgggggATAAAGTATTAAGTGAGGCTCCTCTTAATAATGTGCTTCGCTTAGCTGCATCCAAGAAAGAATCAGGGAATATTAAATACCTCAAAACACTCTGCTCAGTTCTTGTATCCTCCGATGCAATAGTGAATGGGaatgaaaaaacaatgattaaaGAACATATACCTGGAAATCTTCAGgatttatatcattatattcTTGAAAGAGATGATGAAGATAGTCATATCCTTGAGccaattcttaatattttatatgaatgtgAAGGTCCATCCTTCAATCAACTTATGAGAGCAACACAGAATATTTTAGGGAAGACTGTTTCTTCTATATCACTTCTTAGATCTCTTAATAGACTAGAAATTTTTATGGAGCCCTCacttaaaaaaggttttttcctcaaagattcttttaaaaacagttttcttaaaaactatcttaatgaagataaatatcGAAGCTTGTTGTTCAAGTACTATTTGATGGAGTTTGAAGAGGATATCAAGAATTCTGATTGCATTCATCCATATTTATTGAATTCTCTTCTTCAATTATGTATTTCCATgggtaataatttatttttgagggatttgtcttttatttattattgggcGAAAAATGGAGTTGAATCCATGGaacatttttatcatcattGCGTAATATCAAAAATAGCTGACAGACAATTACTaaactttttacaaatctaCTCAGAATCCTTAGTTCACAGCCCAATGCTCACCTATCAGCACGGGATAAATTCGTCTTTAGTGGATGGTTTGGGGCACACATGTCTTTTGGAGATGAATCATGATAGAGGTAAAGACAATTCAACATTTCTCATGCTCGAAATTTTGAATAAGGACATGTCGATGAAGATTCCAGACATTGAAAGAATGACAAGTTTTAGTAAGCTTATAATTTTGTGTGCGGCTACATATGAAGACATATGGATCTATGGGACAGATGACTGTGTCATCGTtgaacaaaaagataaaactatGTTTGGTCTCTACGTTCATTCCCCTGTAACCTCCTTATCATTTGTTCGTGGGAGTGAAGTAATATCTGTAGGTCTACAAGATGGAACAGTATCTTTCTGGgacataaataaaaggataaatgtATCTAATCATGCTCAAATCCATTTGAAGTCCGTTTCCAGCATATTTTTGATGCCGTTGTCAAGGAGTATTGTGTCTACTGGACTtgatggtaatttttttgtattctctTCAACTTTaggaaaatttcaaatgacTGGTAAATTTTCTCACTCATTACCCATATCCTGTGGTACTCCAGTTAATGAATCCTCAATTTTAGTGGGAACATGGGGAGGCGAATTGTTGcgcataaatattattgataatgagGTATCCCAAAAAGGGCTGTGTTGTAAAGGTGCCATATGTGATATTGCTGTCAAATTGAATGTAAATGATGGGATACTTGTCAGTTGCTCTGATACTGAGGGCTACGTTTATATTGCTGATATAAATTTAACGCTGAAAAAGTGCTGGAAACTTGGTTCACCCTCATTGACTCTTACAGggaataaattatcatttttatcagaATCTGAAGTCTTAATTGGATGCTCAGATGGTTGTATTCgatgttttgaatttaaatcatttaattcaaatttctatgaatattttaatgatgttGTCAATCATCGATACCATAAAATTTCGGGGCAATACAAAATGCCAACTTTTGAAAATGATGCTGTGGTTTGTATGGATTCATATGAAGGCAAAAAAGTTTTGGGATATAATTCTGGTTGGAttcgttttataaataaagcccAGGTatctttttccataaaattgatCAACAAAGAAGGAGAACTTTGTCAGGCTCTCATGTTTCAAgagaatatattcatattaattacaaataaaaacaggCTATTAAGCTTTAGATTTAATGAGGAACTTAGAGAAATATATGATTTGAGAGAAATCACCCATGTCACATCtgacattgaatatttgaatttcatcgTTCCAATATCAAGAACCAAAGGAATATTCATCTATCCGAGAGAAGATAACAAGTTTGAGATATATCAAATACCTGAAGAGgctcttaataaaataagaaagcgGCGAAGAATAGACTCAGACATAAAAACTTACACCCCAATATTGACTTCTGAAAAGTATTTTGATCCAAACAATGACTTCAGCTCAcctgtaaaatttattaattataataatggatatatttttgcgGGTGGCAGAACTCTATTGGCATTATGGAAATATTCTTTGGATACTAattcattggaaaaaatatttcaagattaCACCAATGATACCGTAATTGACTTGGTTTTGAAATCATTGCCAAACAAAGATGATACATTCAGATGTTATGGAAGCTATGAGGAAACAGGTCTTGTAACTTTTGACATTAAGTTAAATAgcaaaggatttaaaaaagtgaaaaatttagttattgacTATAAGCTAGGTGGTGCTGACCAAGACAACttgattttctataaaaaaggagACCTTCACAAGTACTTATCAAAGGAAGAGTTTTTTCAGATCATGCtggattcaaatttgaatattcaatatCACCGTAACTCAAGAATTGTAAGAAATAATTCTCATGACGAGGAATACTTTGTTCTTTTAAACGAAGTCATCGATCATATGGTTGTTAAAGCCCATGACATCCCATATAAACCTGATATATTGTcttatggatttaaatctataaattatCTTGATGAAGGCTTACACTTTTGCACACCAGATTCAAGATTGCAGTTAaccctaaaaaaagaaaagaaaatcgaagaaaaaaatcaaatctcgTCCATATTAAATATTCCAGGAGGGGATGATCGAAATTGGATCATTTTATCGGCTCCTCACGTTTATTTGTATGCAATCTCCGATAATGAAGCTGTccagaaaaatcaatttgatattcaaaacgaaatggaatttgaaattaattccgTGTGGAGAGACAATGATGATTCAATTATCCTATCTTGCTTCAGCAAAGTAGAGCTATTTTCtgtaattttgtattcaaatggaTCACAAGAAAAGAAGAGAATTTGGTTTAACGATTCTAAATTGTTTTCAGCAAACCCCTTTTCTAAAGACATCGATGAATCTGAAGACGAAAATACACAAGATAATGACGAAAGTATGTCAAATTCAACCAGCAAACAGGATGATGAGAATAGTTCCTCCTCCTCAAGTGATAATAGTTCCTCCTCATCAAGTATGTATGCACGAAATAGTTTAATTGGGATTGATTGGAACTCAGGGTACAAACATGGGATTGTGACTCTTGGATTTGAAGATGGAAGCAACCAGAAAGTGGATATAAACGAAACTAATGAGCTAAATTCATATCCATATCTTCGAGCAATTGATTCTCTCGAACCTTTCTTCCACGTAAACAAGAGTAGTTTCAAGGTTAATTTACGCAATGTTGCATCCCATGTTCAAATGAGTGAATCTGTTGATATTTTCGGCTCTTTTGACGGGCATCTCTTAATACAATCTGGAAGTATTGTCTATGAGCATTTAAGCCATAAAGATACTGTTACTTCAGTGATTAAAATTGATGAGTTCACATTTGCTTCTATCTCTCtggataaatattgtaaaatatggaAACTAAAAGAATCAGACAAGATAGAGCAAATAGGAGAATTTCTCAGTCAAGTGCCTTTATATAAAGGAGGGTTTTCTCGATATACCAAGTGTATAATTCTGGGAGGAGCTTTTGGTGTATTATACtttcttaaaatgaaatattatggtTTTTCCTTATAA